From Micromonas commoda chromosome 3, complete sequence, a single genomic window includes:
- a CDS encoding predicted protein yields MDQEYDAIILGTGLKECLLAGLLSVDGKKILHMDRNSYYGGESASLNLKQLYEKFKPGQELPPHYGRWQDWNFDMVPKFMMGNGLLVRVLVHTGVHKYLEFKAVDGSYVVKGGKTYKVPANDKDALRSSLMGMFEKYRARSFFIFVQDYEKDDPRTHKGYDLDVITSRELFKEYGLDPNTVDFIGHALALQTDDSFMDQPARKMVMAVKLYSESLARFETNSPYIYPLYGLGELPQGFARLSAVYGGTYMLAKPDAEVVYDEAGKACGVSSEGETAKAKYVVGDPSYFPGKVRRVGQVVRAICILSHPIPNVGDSHSVQIIIPQKQTGRQSDMYVFGCSFAHNVCAKGKYLAFVSTAVETANPTAELIPGLQLLGAIDEYFVQVSDVMEPVNDGSEDGCYISKGYDATTHFQSTVEDVLEMYKKITGKDVNLDADDPAATAGQEQ; encoded by the coding sequence ATGGATCAGGAGTACGACGCCATCATCCTCGGCACGGGCCTGAAGGAATGCCTCCTCGCGGGCCTCCTCTCCGTGGACGGGAAGAAGATCCTCCACATGGACCGCAACTCGTACTACGGCGGGGAGTCCGCGAGCCTCAACCTGAAGCAGCTGTACGAGAAGTTCAAGCCCGGCCAGGAGTTACCGCCGCACTACGGCCGGTGGCAGGACTGGAACTTCGACATGGTCCCCAAGTTCATGATGGGCAACGGGCTCCTCGTGCGCGTGCTCGTCCACACCGGCGTGCACAAGTACCTGGAGTTCAAGGCTGTGGACGGGAGCTACGTGGTCAAGGGCGGCAAGACGTACAAGGTCCCCGCGAACGATAAGGATGCGCTCAGGTCGTCCCTCATGGGCATGTTCGAGAAGTACCGCGCGCGCAGCTTCTTCATCTTCGTCCAGGATTACGAGAAAGACGACCCGAGGACCCACAAGGGGTACGATCTGGACGTCATCACCTCGCGAGAGCTCTTCAAGGAGTACGGCCTGGACCCGAACACCGTGGACTTCATCGgccacgccctcgcgctccagaCGGACGACTCGTTCATGGACCAGCCCGCGAGGAAGATGGTGATGGCGGTCAAGCTCTACTCCGAGTCCCTCGCCAGGTTCGAGACCAACAGCCCGTACATCTACCCCCTctacggcctcggcgagttgCCCCAGGGTTTCGCGCGTCTGTCCGCGGTGTACGGCGGTACGTACATGCTCGCCaagcccgacgccgaggtggtaTACGACGAGGCGGGCAAGGCGTGCGGCGTGTCGTCCGAGGGCGAGACGGCCAAGGCTAAGTACGTGGTTGGGGATCCGAGCTACTTCCCCGGCAAGGTTCGCCGGGTGGGCCAGGTGGTCCGCGCCATCTGCATCTTGAGCCACCCGATTCCCAACGTGGGCGACTCGCACAGCGTGCAGATCATCATCCCGCAGAAGCAGACGGGGCGGCAGAGCGACATGTACGTGTTTGGGTGCTCGTTTGCGCACAACGTGTGCGCCAAGGGCAAGTACCTCGCGTTTGTGTCCACCGCGGTTGAGACGGCTAACCCGACGGCGGAGCTCATTCCCGGCCtgcagctcctcggcgccatcgacgagtACTTCGTGCAGGTGAGCGACGTGATGGAACCGGTGAACGACGGGTCCGAAGACGGGTGCTACATCAGCAAGGGGTACGACGCCACCACCCACTTCCAGTCGACGGTGGAGGACGTGCTCGAAATGTACAAGAAAATTACGGGCAAGGACGTCAacctggacgcggacgatccagccgccaccgcggggcaAGAGCAGTGA
- a CDS encoding histone deacetylase, SIR2 family (Predicted homolog of Saccharomyces cerevisiae SIR2 protein, an NADH dependent Histone Deacetylase. ChromDB ID: SRT20102), with translation MAGTSLGYAERLSWRDDVGGTLGDPELSEPDADDLERKIDRLAELFRDAKEGVVVHTGAGISTSAGIPDFRGPKGVWTLQKKGEPIPPAKCSFDRARPTPTHMALVELQRAGFVRYLVSCNVDCLHIRSGFPRDRLAELHGNCFAERCDACGSEYIRDFEMPSVGFKPTGRRCVAVKGKRRCSGQLRDQVLDWDDALPPKELRAAERHSREASLSLVLGSSLQIIPSCNLPLKTVRGGKGKLAIVNLQKTGKDKKADVVIHEKTDIVMAGLMRRLGLAIPEYVHSDTKRQWDKTFRPLKVDEEDSAKRARVK, from the coding sequence ATGGCGGGCACGTCCCTGGGCTACGCCGAGAGACTGAGCTGGAGGGACGATGTAGGGGGTACTCTCGGCGACCCCGAACTCTCCGAACCCGACGCAGATGATCTGGAGCGAAAGATCGACCGCCTCGCTGAGCTCttccgcgacgcgaaggaaGGGGTGGTGGTGCACACGGGAGCCGGGATCTCAACTTCAGCAGGGATACCCGACTTCCGCGGACCCAAGGGGGTGTGGACCCTGCAGAAGAAGGGCGAGCCCATCCCGCCCGCGAAGTGCAGTTTCGACCGCGCCAGACCAACCCCTACGCACATGGCGCTGGTCGAGCTGCAGCGAGCGGGGTTCGTGAGGTATCTCGTGTCCTGCAACGTAGATTGCCTTCACATAAGGTCGGGCTTTCCTAGGGACCGCCTGGCCGAGTTGCACGGGAATTGTTTCGCTGAGaggtgcgacgcgtgcgggAGCGAGTACATTCGTGACTTTGAGATGCCTTCGGTGGGCTTCAAACCCACGGGGAGGCGGTGCGTGGCGGTGAAGGGAAAGCGTCGATGTTCTGGTCAGCTCAGGGACCAGGTTCTCGATTGGGACGACGCGTTACCTCCGAAGGAACTCAGGGCCGCGGAGCGTCactcgcgcgaggcgtcgctGTCCCTCGTGCTCGGGTCATCTCTCCAGATCATTCCTAGCTGCAACCTGCCCCTCAAGACGGTCCGGGGCGGGAAAGGTAAGCTCGCCATCGTCAACCTGCAGAAGACGGGCAAGGACAAAAAAGCCGACGTCGTGATCCACGAAAAGACGGACATCGTCATGGCGGGTTTGATGCGGCGGCTGGGTTTGGCGATACCCGAGTACGTGCACTCGGACACGAAGAGACAGTGGGACAAGACCTTCCGCCCCTTGAAGGTTGACGAAGAGGATAGTGCGAAGCGAGCGCGCGTGAAGTAG
- a CDS encoding predicted protein, which produces MAANKVIQQNAESKGTPAKDLASVVSAIQKETSAQAARRLLAKQRATSKKPATKGSRNVIFSSGYVYFLVLEKPWWFTGALAMVVYGFAIILMFLISLPLDLINTQEEWGEDSDVPNALLALRFAASHILMMSFGTVMPSTDGGYLVAFFSMLVGVVVNAFVFSAVVSKFQSPQKDIVWTTRSIMSRRDGVPTFMIRVGNLRCHTLYNPVIRVTLLSRHVTKEGEGFMKKEVVEVMQPATVSGVHTIACPIEPSSPLWAVFKDSKTTVCPKSGKTINEMTTPRRIRSKAKLEDGARDGGEPSGSHTETESEYDSDSDEEEDPWLVHLTFTAMDPVYGAELCSTTTYTNGTLVGPARWKDVIGFGRDGKPQIDWHNFDEYIDGCLNNPDAADGEGDGFRYSPPASSSGGEDGGRSSPAYAASERSDDTAFGAAGLRTTAPGALSRFHDTRFFKAQEDIVEMEPPDPYFNGYLFGQQPAPDGPPVTGIPRLAVLAARASYGTGDQLDGSYPVGPLVPFCAYCHRLGLLYQEAGIPHEEYAVDGRDKAKWFLDAFPAGTTPAVQGTPGGVPGSEDCLRTTTGEHCVPWVGGFDEIVARAKEQSMGFAAVANDDGQHKTRVVCLLCRSLATGLLASRFAETKVEDGKKLLHGMMGMGGVNVMPGEAGSELRDRMVKLALDSFAEIEQLLSDLDDDFIGGDRPNMADAHMATMLYWALNMIEFGLCGIPQAPCSVEDVGAPSIRTYLERWTKRPSWKECYKTSSLYNSATVTVYAYRFSKMAPDVANDPRFLPLPAVCERARRADPYYRAAVGLDKPVTGGPIFEGHLFGQQPAPEGQIISGVPRKAVLSYRASYGTGDILDGDAPLGPIMPYCPYCHRLGLMLSESGVPFEVYLIDQSDKPPWFLESFPAGTTPSMQWPDVLGTDEWVGGFDNLVKIYGEKIPKFASVANDHGQYKVDHVGALGTTVAMATYAAIFAKSELDSAKNMMGALMGMGSIAKIEGETGAQTRERLILLIRDSFKELESLISKLNGPFVGGKSPNMADAYLATMLFWAHNALECGLMPLPQAPCSLKDMGAPSLRPYLDRWVQRPSWKECYKSDSIYSAPSMMQACATVTKMAPDACRQGKDFVKVLARIRGLDSAYRCAAGLDDKCAFHGYAPAPEGPLVPGYPRAAVMASRASYGNGDDLDGSAPRGPLMPDCSYSHRLGLLFYEAGIPFETYLIDTRDKAQWFLEQFPAGTTPAIQGTPGGWVHNDEWVGGFDEIFKRCVEQSPAFAKVANDNGQYKTADVMKLLQRGGCAMFASIVATSELPTGQALVKGMMKMGNIEVVDGEDTMSRAFRLNAIASESLNDLDSMIGKLKGPFIGGDRPIQADVFAGTMLFWAHNAIESGFAQIPEAPCSLSDIGCGALRRYLERWVKRPSWRAQFHSSSLYSASLVMTAADRVRKMAPDVCQGGKALSEVMDRIRALDNHYRAEVGLDEPVTSDWTPVMGQTLPPAGPLVPGVPRKAVLSYRASYGSGDALDGPSQLGPIMPFCPYCHRLGLLLAEAGVPFETYVIDMRDKPAWFLEQFPAGTTPAMQGTPGGLPDSDQWMGEFDEILARAKQQSEAFAKVANDDGPYKTEYIGTLGSRIAMSQAAARYAESNLESAKPILGMYMQFGFIPQVPDESNPALRQRLINIAIDSFAELEGVIANLNGPFIGGKTPNQADAFLATMLYWSHNALECGLSPLPQAPCSLKEVGAPSALEYLQRWVRRPSWKECYKSDSMYSAATMMVACQMLANNAPDMCDGGRQLYPVMARARMLDSSYCDGKTGLTCKAYFGHRMSGEYDDDDVDASPGPQGTPIPGAPRIAMLSARASDGDPLDPIDGVSPAGPLVPYCTYCIRLCLILAEARVPFELILIDHYAKPQWFRDAYPPAKTPAMQGTPGGVDSGEWVGGFSDLLERAVGQSVQVARIARQRGPLSLKDAETLCEKLTSALVGGRVLGSKYPAGKAYARQCLERAGVLPEEYMSKSDDELSVTLGGRAAEAVTELEGHITALKGPFIAGQIPDASDALVASVLLVAYNLLESGVASLPDGKDSFGSLGGPSFEGYLNAWASRPSWVASYRDCRILNAASIRPIVASLVAKAPDVCTPEEMFVCMQRARLADEYYQNAIAWEAKRDRTESRNLAKESRVPHARPDRWDSRYKPVSRGPSFRQSSRSGKNVFMIKEEPGPKQSSLRQSSFNSGRKILVQDEEDVASPKSRRYLRGSLPVDGNTSSRSLADKLSLGGTPTTSGIGLTAPATPKPPPAPAPQPVAPRPAPVENTATGAGAASSATAGAGASSATAACTGATGNSIRGSCAAASGSGSRSGDQASEEQEEEAQD; this is translated from the exons CCTCGCGTCGGTGGTCAGCGCTATCCAGAAAGAGACCAGCGCTCAGGCCGCACGTCGGCTGCTGGCTAAGCAGCGTGCGACGAGCAAGAAACCCGCGACGAAGGGATCCAGGAACGTCATCTTTTCGTCGGGATACGTGTACTTTTTGGTCCTGGAGAAACCGTGGTGGTTCACTGGTGCTTTGGCGATGGTGGTGTACGGGTTCGCCATCATACTGATGTTTCTCATCTCCCTGCCTCTAGACCTCATCAACACACAGGAGGAGTGGGGCGAGGACTCGGATGTGCCCAACGCGCTTCTCGCGTTAAgattcgcggcgtcgcacatCCTGATGATGTCGTTCGGCACCGTCATGCCGAGCACCGACGGAGGATACCTCGTCGCATTCTTCTCCATGCTCGTCGGAGTCGTGGTTAACGCGTTCGTGTTCTCCGCCGTGGTGTCAAAGTTCCAGTCGCCGCAAAAAGACATCGTGTGGACCACTCGATCGATCATGAGTCGAAGGGACGGGGTGCCCACGTTCATGATACGCGTGGGTAACCTGCGTTGCCACACGCTGTACAACCCGGTGATTCGAGTCACCCTGTTATCGAGGCACGTGACCAAGGAGGGAGAGGGGTTCATGAAAAAAGAGGTTGTCGAGGTGATGCAACCCGCGACGGTGAGTGGCGTGCACACCATCGCGTGTCCCatcgagccgtcgtcgccgctttGGGCCGTTTTCAAGGATTCCAAGACAACCGTGTGCCCCAAATCTGGCAAGACCATCAACGAGATGACCACCCCCAGGCGCATAAGGTCAAAGGCGAAGCTCGAGGATGGAGCCAGAGACGGAGGCGAACCCTCGGGGTCGCACACGGAAACCGAATCCGAGTACGACAGCGattcggacgaggaggaggacccgTGGCTGGTGCACCTAACTTTCACCGCGATGGATCCGGTGTATGGCGCGGAGCTCTGCAGCACCACGACGTACACCAACGGGACGCTGGTGGGTCCCGCGAGATGGAAGGACGTGATCGGgttcgggcgcgacggtAAGCCGCAGATCGACTGGCATAATTTTGACGAGTACATCGACGGGTGTTTGAATaacccggacgccgcggatggcgagGGGGATGGATTCAGAtactcgccgccggcttcttcgagcggcggcgaggacggcggacGGTCGAGCCCGGCGTACGCCGCTTCTGAGCGCTCGGATGATACCGCCTTTGGAGCTGCCGGACTTagaacgacggcgcccggTGCGTTATCGAGGTTTCACGACACCAGGTTCTTCAAAGCGCAGGAGGATATCGTGGAAATGGAACCTCCGGATCCGTACTTCAACGGGTACCTCTTCGGCCAGCAACCAGCGCCGGATGGTCCACCGGTGACTGGAATACCGAGGCTGGCTGTTCTCGCGGCTAGGGCGTCGTACGGAACCGGCGATCAGCTGGACGGCTCCTACCCGGTGGGGCCACTCGTGCCGTTTTGTGCGTACTGTCACCGCCTTGGTCTTCTGTACCAGGAAGCTGGCATACCCCACGAGGAGTACGCCGTGGATGGACGAGACAAGGCAAAATGGTTCCTGGACGCGTTCCCAGCGGGTACAACTCCCGCTGTACAGGGTACCCCCGGAGGTGTTCCCGGCTCGGAGGACTGCCTCAGGACAACGACGGGAGAGCACTGTGTGCCCTGGGTCGGCGGATTCGACGAAATCGTCGCGAGAGCAAAGGAGCAGAGCATGgggttcgccgcggtggcgaacgaCGATGGACAGCACAAGACAAGAGTGGTATGCCTTCTCTGCAGAAGCCTCGCCACTGGATTGTTGGCTTCGAGGTTTGCGGAGACGAAGGTTGAAGATGGTAAGAAACTGTTGCACGGTATGATGGGCATGGGTGGTGTGAATGTTATGCCTGGTGAGGCGGGATCAGAGCTTCGGGATCGGATGGTCAAGTTGGCTCTTGACTCATTTGCGGAGATTGAACAGCTACTCTCCGACCTTGACGACGAtttcatcggcggcgacaggcCGAATATGGCGGATGCGCACATGGCCACGATGCTTTACTGGGCGCTGAACATGATCGAGTTTGGTTTGTGTGGAATACCTCAGGCGCCGTGTTCAGTTgaagacgtcggcgcgccgtcaATCAGGACGTATCTTGAGCGATGGACCAAGCGGCCGAGCTGGAAGGAGTGTTACAAGACCTCCAGTCTTTACaactcggcgacggtgacggtaTACGCGTACAGGTTCTCCAAAATGGCCCcggacgtcgcgaacgaTCCTCGTTTCCTTCCTCTGCCGGCTGTGTGtgagcgagcgcgtcgtgccGATCCGTACTATCGCGCTGCAGTTGGGCTGGATAAGCCCGTAACCGGGGGTCCGATATTCGAGGGGCATCTTTTCGGACAGCAGCCTGCGCCAGAAGGGCAGATCATATCGGGTGTGCCAAGGAAGGCGGTACTGTCTTACCGTGCATCGTACGGTACAGGAGATATTCTCGATGGCGACGCGCCTCTGGGTCCCATCATGCCGTACTGCCCGTACTGTCACCGCCTCGGTTTGATGCTTTCAGAGTCTGGCGTGCCGTTCGAGGTATACCTTATCGATCAGAGCGATAAACCGCCTTGGTTCTTGGAATCGTTTCCAGCGGGTaccacgccgtcgatgcAGTGGCCTGACGTTCTCGGCACCGACGAGTGGGTCGGTGGATTTGACAACCTTGTCAAGATTTACGGCGAGAAGATTCCAAAATTCGCTAGCGTCGCAAATGACCATGGACAGTACAAGGTTGACCATGTCGGCGCGCTGGGCACCACAGTTGCCATGGCAACATATGCGGCGATCTTTGCAAAATCGGAATTGGATTCGGCCAAGAACATGATGGGCGCGCTGATGGGTATGGGAAGCATCGCAAAGATTGAGGGTGAAACGGGTGCGCAGACCAGGGAGCGGCTGATTTTGCTCATACGGGACTCcttcaaggagctcgagagcTTGATCTCGAAACTGAACGGTCCGTTCGTCGGCGGAAAGAGTCCAAACATGGCGGATGCATACCTCGCCACGATGTTGTTCTGGGCTCACAACGCACTTGAGTGTGGATTGATGCCACTGCCGCAGGCGCCGTGCTCTCTCAAGGACATGGGCGCTCCGTCGCTTAGGCCGTATCTCGATCGATGGGTGCAACGTCCCAGCTGGAAGGAGTGCTACAAGAGCGATTCCATCTACAGCGCGCCATCCATGATGCAGGCGTGCGCCACGGTGACGAAGATGGCTCCCGATGCGTGCAGACAGGGAAAAGACTTCGTGAAGGTGCTCGCCAGGATCAGAGGTCTCGACTCGGCGTATCGCTGCGCGGCTGGTCTGGACGACAAGTGCGCCTTCCACGGGTACGCACCTGCTCCAGAGGGTCCGCTCGTACCGGGCTACCCACGGGCCGCTGTGATGGCTTCAAGGGCGTCTTATGGCAACGGCGACGATCTGgacgggtccgcgccgcgcggtccaTTGATGCCGGACTGCTCTTACAGTCACAGGCTCGGGTTGCTTTTCTACGAGGCTGGCATACCCTTCGAGACGTACTTGATAGACACCCGGGACAAGGCACAGTGGTTCCTGGAGCAATTTCCCGCGGGGACCACCCCTGCGATTCAGGGAACACCCGGCGGATGGGTTCACAACGACGAGTGGGTCGGCGGATTCGACGAAATCTTCAAGAGGTGCGTCGAGCAGAGTCCCGCTTTCGCGAAGGTGGCCAACGACAACGGTCAGTACAAGACGGCCGATGTCATGAAGCTGCTTCAACGAGGCGGCTGCGCGATGTTCGCATCAATTGTTGCCACGTCAGAGCTTCCTACCGGACAAGCCTTGGTGAAGGGTATGATGAAGATGGGCAACATCGAGGTTGTCGATGGCGAGGATACGATGAGCAGGGCTTTCCGCCTGAACGCGATTGCATCTGAATCACTGAATGATCTCGACTCGATGATCGGAAAGCTCAAGGGTCCTTTTATCGGTGGCGACAGGCCTATCCAGGCGGACGTGTTCGCAGGTACCATGCTCTTCTGGGCTCACAACGCCATCGAATCGGGTTTTGCTCAGATTCCCGAGGCCCCGTGCTCACTGAGCGACATCGGGTGTGGTGCGCTCAGACGCTACCTCGAACGGTGGGTGAAGCGTCCCAGCTGGCGCGCGCAGTTCCACTCGTCATCCCTTTACAGTGCTTCGCTCGTTATGACTGCCGCAGACAGGGTGCGGAAGATGGCCCCGGATGTGTGCCAAGGTGGAAAGGCCTTGAGCGAGGTTATGGACAGGATTCGAGCCCTTGACAATCATTATCGCGCCGAGGTTGGACTTGACGAGCCAGTCACGTCGGATTGGACGCCTGTAATGGGGCAGACACTCCCTCCCGCCGGTCCACTGGTTCCAGGCGTACCGAGAAAGGCTGTCTTGTCCTACCGTGCGTCCTATGGCTCCGGAGACGCGCTCGATGGCCCGTCCCAGCTCGGGCCAATCATGCCATTTTGCCCTTACTGCCACAGGCTCGGGCTTCtactcgccgaggctggtgTGCCGTTCGAGACGTACGTCATCGACATGCGGGACAAGCCGGCATGGTTCCTTGAGCAGTTCCCCGCGGGCACCACACCCGCGATGCAGGGCACGCCCGGAGGTTTGCCGGACTCGGACCAGTGGATGGGTGAATTTGACGAGATCCTGGCGCGCGCAAAGCAGCAGAGCGAGGCGTTCGCCAAGGTGGCCAACGATGACGGTCCATACAAGACGGAGTACATCGGCACGCTCGGCTCGCGGATCGCCATGTCtcaggccgccgcgagatACGCAGAGTCTAACCTCGAATCTGCCAAGCCGATCCTCGGGATGTACATGCAGTTCGGCTTCATTCCTCAGGTCCCAGACGAGTCCAACCCGGCGTTGAGGCAGCGCCTCATTAACATCGCAATCGACTCattcgccgagctcgagggtgTGATAGCGAACCTCAACGGTCCGTTCATCGGAGGTAAAACGCCAAACCAGGCGGATGCTTTCCTCGCCACCATGTTGTACTGGTCTCATAACGCGCTCGAGTGCGGCTTGTCACCGTTGCCTCAGGCGCCGTGTTCACTCAAAGAGGTTGGCGCGCCATCGGCGCTGGAGTACCTGCAACGCTGGGTGCGACGACCGAGCTGGAAGGAGTGCTACAAAAGTGACTCCATGTACAGCGCGGCGACTATGATGGTGGCGTGTCAGATGCTTGCAAACAACGCGCCTGACATGTGCGACGGTGGAAGACAACTCTACCCTGTGATGGCCAGGGCAAGGATGCTTGATTCGTCGTATTGCGACGGGAAAACTGGTCTGACGTGCAAGGCTTATTTCGGCCACCGGATGTCTGGcgagtacgacgacgacgacgtggacgcatCGCCCGGACCTCAGGGTACGCCCATACCTGGGGCTCCGAGGATCGCGATGCTTTCAGCGAGGGCGTCTGACGGTGATCCACTCGATCCCATTGACGGTGTCTCGCCCGCGGGCCCGCTCGTGCCTTACTGCACGTACTGCATCAGACTCTGTCTCATCCTTGCGGAGGCGCGTGTTCCATTCGAACTCATTTTGATCGACCATTACGCCAAGCCGCAGTGGTTCCGGGATGCCTACCCTCCAGCGAAGACCCCGGCCATGCAGGGCACACCCGGTGGGGTGGACAGCGGAGAGTGGGTCGGGGGTTTCTCAGACTtgctggagcgcgcggttGGTCAATCGGTGCAGGTGGCACGCATTGCACGGCAGCGCGGTCCTTTATCTTTGAAGGATGCGGAAACGTTGTGCGAGAAGCTGACATctgccctcgtcggcggcaggGTGCTCGGAAGTAAGTACCCCGCAGGCAAGGCGTATGCGCGTCAATGCTTGGAGCGCGCCGGAGTCCTACCTGAGGAGTACATGTCTAAATCGGATGATGAGCTCAGTGTCACGCTCGGCGGTCGAGCGGCCGAGGCTGTGACGGAGCTCGAAGGACACatcaccgcgctcaagggACCGTTCATCGCCGGCCAGATCCCCGATGCATCCGACGCTCTCGTGGCATCTGTGCTGCTGGTGGCGTATAACCTGCTTGAATCAGGTGTTGCATCGCTCCCTGACGGCAAGGACTCGTTCGGATCGCTTGGAGGACCAAGCTTCGAGGGATACCTGAATGCTTGGGCTTCGCGGCCGAGTTGGGTGGCATCTTATCGCGATTGCCGCATTCTCAACGCCGCGTCCATACGACCGATtgtcgcgtcgctcgtggcCAAGGCACCGGATGTCTGCACTCCGGAGGAAATGTTCGTGTGCATGCAGCGCGCGAGATTGGCGGATGAGTACTATCAAAACGCCATCGCTTGGGAGGCGAAGAGGGACAGAACGGAGTCTAGGAATCTCGCGAAAGAATCGAGAGTGCCGCACGCACGACCAGATCGCTGGGATTCTCGGTACAAACCCGTGAGCCGTGGCCCGAGCTTCAGGCAATCCAGTCGCAGCGGCAAGAACGTGTTCATGATCAAGGAGGAACCCGGTCCGAAGCAATCCTCTTTGCGACAGAGTAGCTTTAACTCTGGCCGCAAAATTTTGGTTCAGGACGAAGAAGACGTTGCATCGCCGAAATCCAGGCGGTATCTGCGCGGTTCACTGCCCGTTGACGGCAACACGTCGTCCCGATCGCTTGCAGATAAGCTGAGCCTCGGAGGCACACCGACAACTTCAGGCATTGGTCTCACGGCGCCGGCAACGCCCAAGCCgcctccggctccggctccgcagccggtcgcgccgaggcccgcgcccgtTGAGAA CACCGCCACCGGTGcaggcgccgcctcctccgccaccgccggcgcaggcgcctcctccgccaccgccgcctgcaccggcgccaccggcAACTCCATCCGCGGCTCTTGCGCAGCCGCCAGTGGCTCAGGATCCCGCAGCGGCGATCAAGCCTCAGAAGagcaagaagaagaagctcaaGACTAA